In the Kitasatospora terrestris genome, one interval contains:
- a CDS encoding response regulator transcription factor — MSVVAPDPVLEAGTTSTLAACPDVAVTLPGEQPAVVVMLVDRFARAELDMLHAARDTASRPAVVLVAGELNPAEALHALAAGARGLLRRRDADGQRLARAVCAAARGDCTVPPDLLDQLLEHSAAARAVGDLPGPWAAAGLSDRERSVLQMVADGHETSEIARCLAYSQRTVTTIVHDITQRFRLRNRAHAVAYALRAGLL, encoded by the coding sequence GTGAGCGTCGTCGCACCCGACCCGGTCCTGGAAGCCGGCACCACCAGCACCCTCGCCGCCTGCCCGGACGTGGCCGTGACCCTGCCGGGTGAGCAGCCGGCCGTCGTGGTCATGCTGGTCGACCGCTTCGCCCGCGCCGAGCTGGACATGCTGCACGCCGCCCGGGACACCGCGAGCCGCCCCGCCGTGGTGCTGGTCGCCGGCGAGCTGAACCCGGCGGAGGCGCTGCACGCCCTCGCAGCGGGCGCCCGCGGCCTGCTGCGCCGCCGCGACGCGGACGGCCAGCGGCTGGCCCGCGCGGTGTGCGCCGCGGCGCGCGGTGACTGCACGGTCCCCCCGGACCTCCTCGACCAGCTGCTGGAGCACTCCGCCGCGGCCCGCGCGGTCGGCGACCTCCCCGGCCCGTGGGCCGCCGCGGGCCTGTCCGACCGGGAGCGCAGCGTGCTGCAGATGGTCGCCGACGGCCACGAGACCAGCGAGATCGCCCGCTGCCTCGCCTACTCCCAGCGGACCGTGACGACGATCGTCCACGACATCACCCAGCGGTTCCGCCTGCGCAACCGCGCCCACGCGGTGGCCTACGCGCTGCGGGCGGGTCTGCTGTGA